The DNA window GAGCTTTTCTTCCCGAGCCAGTGGGATCGTCCCCACAAGCAGGACTATTATCTGTGTTCACGGGAGGAAGAGGCCGATGTGGCGACAACGTACATTGACTACTTCCTCCAGAAGCACGAGGAGAGGTCGTCCACGCCGTTTGGCGTTGAGCATGATCCTAAGCGCGTCGAGCGCGAAGCACACAGTATAAGTCGATCTTCCATTGAGCCGGTTCTCGCAGCTAGGGAGGAGTAGGCAAGAGACAGTCTCGATCGCGGAGGAACGAGTCCCGGTCGCGTTGGAGGGCTGTGTGTCTCCGAATTCGGTTCCACGTAGTATCGCCTGGGCCGACTGATTTCACTTCTCACCATCTTGGGCATGGCTTATGGCCTTCATTGATTCTCTCCCCCTTTTTCCACTTAACCTCGTGTTGTATCCAGGGGAGCATCTTCCCCTGCACATCTTTGAGGAGCGGTACAAGGAGCTGACGCAGTATTGCCTCGACCACGACGTGTCCTTCGGAATCGTTCGTGCGAAGGACGACGCGGTGGTCGAGGTTGGAACGACAGCACGGATCCAAGACGTGGTTACACGCTACGATGATGGGCGGATGGACGTCGTGGTTGAAGGAGAGGAGCGCTTCCGGCTTTTGGAAATTCACGACGAGAAAAGTTATTATACGGCGGATGTCGTGCTGCTTGAGGAAGAGGAACAGCCGGTAGAGTTGGATCTCAAGGAGCGCGTCATCACCCAACACATGAAGCTCCTCGAACTGGTCGGCCGAACGGTGCGCCCCGACCTATACGAGAATGAGGAGTACCTGTCGTACGTGCTTGCTCAGAATGCCGCGCTTGAGGAAGAACAGAAACAAGAGTTGTTGGAATTGTCGAGTGAGAGTGAGCGGATTCGGTACCTGATTCGTCACTTTGAAACCCTCATTCCACGGGTGGAAAAGAAGGAAGATGTCCATCGTCGCATCCGCTCGAACGGACACTTCAAAGACTTTCCGCCAGAGGAGGTCTGAGCGGCCGCCGCCTACGTGTGCTCGTATTACAAATCGACATTGCCATGCCCGACATCGGCCCGTATTCGCTTTACTCGATAGAAACCGGTCGATTCGGGTTGGACGGCGGCGCGATGTTTGGGATCGTCCCGAAGCCGCTGTGGTCAAAGCGCATTGCCCCGGACGAGAGCAACCGCATCCCGCTTCACATGCGGTGTCTTCTGTTGGAGGGACCGAACCGCTTGATTCTCGTGGACACCGGCATTGGGGATGTATTTGCCGGGACGAAGTATGAAGACATCTACGCAGTTGATCACGAATACGCTACGCTCGAAGGCAGTTTGTCCGAGCACGGGGTTTCGGCCGGCGAGGTGACCGATGTCATTCTTACGCATCTTCACTTCGATCATTGTGGCGGGGCCACCCGGGCCACAGAAGACGGGCGGAAGGTACGGTTTCCGAATGCTACGTACCACGTTCAGAAAGAGCACTGGCAGTGGGCGCAGGACCCGAACCCGAAAGAGCAAGGATCTTTTCTGCGACGAGCATTGGCCCCGATCAACGACGCGGGACGACTCCATCTCCTCGAGGGCGGGCAAACGCTCTTTCCTGGGATCACTGTCGAGTGTGTTCATGGACACACGCAGGCCCAGCAGATTGTGCGCGTTTCCGACCCGGACACCACACTTGTCTTCGTTGCTGACTTGCTTCCCACGACTCATCATCTGGCTCCAACCTGGACGATGGCGTACGACGTACGTCCTCTACAAACGATGGAGGAAAAGGGAGCGTTTTTGCGCAGGGCTGTGAATGAGGAATGGAACTTGTTCTTTGAACACGATCCCGACGTCGCCGTCGGGTGCCCCCGAGAGACGGACCGTGGCATGCAAATTGAGGATCCACGCCCTCTCCCGGACTTGTAGATGACATTCGTTGAACCTTTCTGTTGCTACGTCCTTTTGCCATGAGTGAATCCAATGGTGCTGAATCGCTAGATGAGATGCACGAAACGGTGTCGTCCGTCTATCACGATCTCAACAATCCCCTCTCCATTATTTCCGGCAACGCGCAGTTTCTTCTCGAAATTAGCCGAGAAGAAGACCTGGACGAGCAGTTCGTGTCGTCTGCTCAGGATATCAAAGAGGCAGCCCAGCGAATGGCAGATTCCCTGCACCGGCTCACTCGGTTGAAAGAGCAGATGGAGGAAGAAATTTAGCTCTTCAGGCATTCCAGCAGGGAGCAAACGAGAAAAAAGTTTGGAAACGTTGAGTTGGGTTGCTCATTAACAGTCTTCAGGATGGGGAGATCATGTATCAGCGGTCTTTAGGGTCACTGTTGCTTTCACGTCCACTTGCGCCTATGCACTGAGCGAATTGCTACGATGAACGTCGTTTTTCGAATGAAGGAGCGTCTTGGCTTTCCTGGTTCCCCTTTGCTTCTTCCTGTATTCTCCACGCAACTCCTCGTCTGTGGAAGGGGACACGGCGTTCTCATTCGCTGAATTCTCTTGTACGACGCCACCGTTTGATTCATCATGCGCACTCCTCAGACTCGTGTAGTTCAGTGGACTGTTTCCCTTGCTGCTCTCTTCCTTCTTGCGTGTGGGATGCCCCATGCGTCACAGGCACAGCTTGGAGAATCCACGGCCCTTTTCCTTCGCATCGAGCCTGACAGCCGATCAGCAGGGATGGGCAATGCCGGGGTTGCGGTAGCCGACAATGCTAACGCTATGTTCTGGAATCCCTCTGGCCTTGCCTTCCAGACCAACACGCAGGTTGGCATCACGCACGCCAACTGGCTTCCGGAATTCGACGCAGGCCTGTTTTACGAATACCTCGTGGGAACGTACCACGTTGAAGGCGTGGGCACCTTTGGGGGGAGCGTGACCTACCTGAATCTTGGGGAGATTGAGATTCGGAACAGCGAAGGCATTTCGCAAGGCACCTACAACTCCTACGAACTTGCCGTTGGAGTCTCTTACGGGTATCGGGTGTCGGACCGTCTCGGCCTTGGCACCTCTCTTCGGACCATCTACTCGAAACTTGCCCCGTCGGACAATCAGGGGGACAGCGGGACGGCGGCGACGATTGCCGGGGATCTTTCCGCTTTGTACCGAACGGCTCCTTTCTCGATTGGCGGATCAGACGCGACCTTCTCGGCCGGAGCAAATCTCGCCAACATGGGGGGACGGATGCAGTATCGAGAAGTGAAGCAGGCCCTGCCGATGAACCTTCGCTTTGGGTATGCCCTGACCGTCGATTTCGACGAGTACAATTCGCTGACCTTTGCAAACGACTTTAACAAAGAGCTGGTCAATGTCGAACAGCAGGTGTCCGGCGAGGACACGAGTTACGTAGCCGATCCGTTCTATGAGGCACTCTTTAGCTCATGGGGCACGGCACGAGGGCAGCAGGACGTGAACGACGAGGCTGCACAACTCAGCCTGATTGAGCAGTTTACGGTCGGAGCAGGTCTCGAGTACTGGTACAGTGATCTTTTTGCCCTTCGGACGGGATACTTCTACGAGGACCCGAAAAACGGGAACCGACAATTCTTGAATTTTGGGGCTGGCCTCCGTTACAATATCGTCGGCGTAGACATCTCGTACATCTACACGCTTGAGGAAAATAGTCCCCTCGCGAATACACTACGATTCTCGCTTCTGTTTGAGTTTCAGAAATGATTTTGTTCTCTTATGAGTAGGTCTTCCAACCCAAAGTCGTATTGAAACTCGACGCGGGGGCGAGAGGCCATAGCGAGTGCGGAAGGGCGCTATTCGATTAGGAGCCCACTGTCGTGCGGGGATTATAACTGATCGGTGACTCACATATGGAGAATGTCTCGATTGTCGGAAGCGGCAATCGTTCCTGCTGTACCTGCGCATGTTATTCTCGGTTTTGTGTTATTTTTTCCTCATTGGCCGCGGCACCCCCACATGGTGAGAACTAACTCTTTCCGAACCTCCTTTGGTCTCATGCATCTCATTGCTTCTCTCGCCGCGGCAGGGATGGTGTTCCTGATGGCGGGTCCTGCTCTGGCACAACCGCTGGGCGACCGCGATCAGAGTTCGCAGCGATATGAACAGCCCGGAGGACAGGAGCGCCCGACAAGTTCACCGACAAACTTGCCGAGTTGGGCAGAGCCTTCTACGCCTGAGAGCGGAGGGACAGGAGGGGTCGCGACGCCAGAAGGGGTGCAGACGAAGGCTGCTCCACCGCCACCCACACAGCCACAAGTTCCAGTCGATGGAGGGCTTGCACTTCTCGCGGCGGCCGGGGCAGGGTACGCTGTCCGCAAGCTTGGGGAGTCGGACGAAGACGAGGAGGAGTTGCCGTAGCTGTTCTCATGAAGGGGCTCCACTGCCGCGGTCGTTGGTGGAGAACCAGTGCAGTGGCCCTGTGATGTCGGGCGGTTCGGTGTGTTCAACCGGGGCTCGTGGGGCGAACAGGGATAGATTGTTTTCCCGCCAAGTCGTATAATACCGTTCGATGTGAGGGCTGATCACATCCGACAGATGTTCTGGCTGGCATTTCCCGAACCGTATGACTACGTCCTCCACCGACTCAGATGGCGAAGATCTTCGTCGGTTGATCCTCGATACGACCCGGCATCTCCTCGTGGCGGAGGGGTATCAGAACGTGTCGATGCGGAAGATTGCCGATGCCATCGGGTACAGCGCGACAAGTATCTATCTGTACTTTGACAGCAAAGATACTCTTCTCCATGCTCTCATTCACGAGGGCATGATGCAGTTGCACGATCAGCTTGCCGAGACGGCCGAACAGTTTCCCGACGCTCCACTGTCGCGCCTTCGGGCCCTGTGTCGCTGCTTTATCGACTTTGGGCTGGACAATCCGGAGTACTACGAGATCATGTTTCAACTCCGGCCGGAACGGATGGAGCGATACCCCCCGG is part of the Salinibacter sp. 10B genome and encodes:
- a CDS encoding LON peptidase substrate-binding domain-containing protein encodes the protein MAFIDSLPLFPLNLVLYPGEHLPLHIFEERYKELTQYCLDHDVSFGIVRAKDDAVVEVGTTARIQDVVTRYDDGRMDVVVEGEERFRLLEIHDEKSYYTADVVLLEEEEQPVELDLKERVITQHMKLLELVGRTVRPDLYENEEYLSYVLAQNAALEEEQKQELLELSSESERIRYLIRHFETLIPRVEKKEDVHRRIRSNGHFKDFPPEEV
- the porV gene encoding type IX secretion system outer membrane channel protein PorV; translated protein: MRTPQTRVVQWTVSLAALFLLACGMPHASQAQLGESTALFLRIEPDSRSAGMGNAGVAVADNANAMFWNPSGLAFQTNTQVGITHANWLPEFDAGLFYEYLVGTYHVEGVGTFGGSVTYLNLGEIEIRNSEGISQGTYNSYELAVGVSYGYRVSDRLGLGTSLRTIYSKLAPSDNQGDSGTAATIAGDLSALYRTAPFSIGGSDATFSAGANLANMGGRMQYREVKQALPMNLRFGYALTVDFDEYNSLTFANDFNKELVNVEQQVSGEDTSYVADPFYEALFSSWGTARGQQDVNDEAAQLSLIEQFTVGAGLEYWYSDLFALRTGYFYEDPKNGNRQFLNFGAGLRYNIVGVDISYIYTLEENSPLANTLRFSLLFEFQK
- a CDS encoding histidine kinase dimerization/phospho-acceptor domain-containing protein, whose translation is MSESNGAESLDEMHETVSSVYHDLNNPLSIISGNAQFLLEISREEDLDEQFVSSAQDIKEAAQRMADSLHRLTRLKEQMEEEI
- a CDS encoding TetR/AcrR family transcriptional regulator — protein: MTTSSTDSDGEDLRRLILDTTRHLLVAEGYQNVSMRKIADAIGYSATSIYLYFDSKDTLLHALIHEGMMQLHDQLAETAEQFPDAPLSRLRALCRCFIDFGLDNPEYYEIMFQLRPERMERYPPEKYRQARSNLDFFSQTLEEGREQGLFEVDDAKVLASTIWASLHGTVSLLLAGRVDVQIEPERFIEAAIRRTLQGCRASGIPSSA
- a CDS encoding MBL fold metallo-hydrolase, which translates into the protein MPDIGPYSLYSIETGRFGLDGGAMFGIVPKPLWSKRIAPDESNRIPLHMRCLLLEGPNRLILVDTGIGDVFAGTKYEDIYAVDHEYATLEGSLSEHGVSAGEVTDVILTHLHFDHCGGATRATEDGRKVRFPNATYHVQKEHWQWAQDPNPKEQGSFLRRALAPINDAGRLHLLEGGQTLFPGITVECVHGHTQAQQIVRVSDPDTTLVFVADLLPTTHHLAPTWTMAYDVRPLQTMEEKGAFLRRAVNEEWNLFFEHDPDVAVGCPRETDRGMQIEDPRPLPDL